The Bacteroidota bacterium genome contains the following window.
TGAAAAGATTTCATTTAAGCGATCTTTTGCTGCAGTTTGGAGTGGGCTAACCATTAATAATTGGGTACCATACCGCATGGCAGAATTTGCTGGCAGAGTACTTTTTATAAGTGCTGAAAACAGAGGTAAGGCAATTGTTTCCACATTTGCTGGGAGTTTGGCGCAAATGGGAATGACATTGATATTCGGATCTCTTGGCTTGCTACTGTTTTATGATTTGGCCGCTTATTGGTCATGGTTACTTCCTTGTATTTTGGGTTCAGCAATAGTCGTATTTTTCTTCTTTTATTTCAGGATGAGGTGGTTTGTATCCATCATCAGACGAATTCGGTTTCTTCATTTTCTGTTGAAATATGTCGATATATTAGAACAGTTTTCATTCATCATGTTGTTTAAGCTTATTATGCTTTCCTTGATCAGATATTTGGCATATGTTTCACAGTATGTTCTCCTTCTCATACTCTTTGGTATTGAATTAAATGTAATGCAATTATACTTTGGAGCTTCATTGATATTTCTAATTCAAACATTTATTCCTTCTGTTATGCTTACTGATTTAGGAGTAAGAGGGGCTACTGTTTTATATGTGTTTGAAAAATTCACCCCCAATGTTGCAGGATTATTGGTAGCTGCTTCTTCACTTTGGCTAATCAACCTATTAATTCCATCATTTTTTGGAGCCTTGTTTATTTTGTTGAAGAAGAAAAATAACCAAGCAACATGATTATCCTGACCGTACTTTTAGCACTAGCATACTTAATTCTGCTGCTTTATTATTTAACAGGATGGTTAAAATTAAAAGTCTTTATTCCTGAAATCAACGTTCAATTTCAAAAATTAAGTATTCTTATTCCTGCACGGAATGAAGAAAATAATATAGCAAACCTATTAAAAGACATTGCAAAACAAGATTTCCCAAAAGAATTATTTGAGGTTCTTATCCTGAATGATCATTCAGAGGACCAAACGGCAATTATTGTTGAGGAAATTCTTAAGAATTCTGAATTTTCAAATTTCAGTTTTATTAGTTTACCGAATAGCCTAAGTGGAAAAAAAGCCGCAATAAGCCTTGGTGTGGAGCAAAGTAAAAATGAATGGATTGTTTGTACAGATGCAGATTGCTCAATGAATAGCAATTGGTTGAATACAATTACTTCATTTATTGAAAAAGAAAAACCCGAGTTCATTTCTTCTCCTGTTCTGTTTTATGAAGAAGGGACCCTGTTTGAGAAAATGCAAAGTCTCGAGTTTTTATCCCTGATAGGCATTGGAGCTTCGACCATTTCACATAATAAGCCAACCATGTGCAATGGGGCCAATATGGCATTTAGCAAAAAAGCATTTCATGAAGTTGGTGGATATGCAGGAAATGAAAACATTGCTTCAGGCGATGATGAATTCCTGATGCATAAAATAGCTGCAAAATATGCTGGTGCTGTTAAATTCTTAAAATCAGAGGAGGCCATTGTACGAACTCATGCAAAAAAAACAGTGAATGAGTTTTGGAAACAGCGTAAACGCTGGGTATCGAAAAGTGGTCGTTCAAAAAGCATGATTGAGCAGCTTATGCAATTTTTCGTCTGGATATTTCACCTAGCCATACTGTCAAGCTTTGTATCTGCATTTTTCATTCCCAATTTCTGGTCTTTTTTTGTAATACTTTATTTCGTTAAAATTCTCTCAGAATTGGTATTTGTTATTCCTTTGTCGGTGTTTTTTAGCAAGCAGAAGTTTCTTGCTTATTACATAATATCTGCCATATTATATCCCTTCTATGTGGTTCTTATTGCTTTAGCAGGAATATTTGGGAAAAATTATTGGAAAGGGCGAAGGATATAAAACGATAGTATTCTAGAATCAATTTTGCAAAATAGAATAAGTTCAAGCTTTACTAAATCAAACAGAAGTGAGCTTTAATTTATCTCAGAATAAATGTCCTGACTACATCCAAATATTCTTCAAAACCCATGGTTTCGGGAACGCCATCTGTGCCATGTTTGGCTCCTTCTATTCGATGTGCTTCTTTATAAGTTCCTCCGTGATTTTTATACACTAACTCGCCATTATCAATATGTATATAATCATCTTTTGTTCCATGCATCCAAAGTAAATCCTGATCTACATCTTTGATTTTATCTGCATTGTTTATTTTCATTTCCAGAAAGTACTTAGCACTGGTGTTAATAATGGTAGAGACTTGAGCCAGATTATCAGCAGAAGCAAATGGAGATTCCAATATGAGTTTATATGCTTTAAATTCTTCAAAATAAGCAGCAGCATCAGTGGCTGGCGCTGAGCCCAAACTAAATCCATAAAGGATGATATTATTTGCCGAAACACCTTGTTGTTTTAACCAATTTAATGCACCTCTTACATCTGCATTCATACCTTCTTCAGAAGGTGTTCCTTCTGATAATCCATAACCTCTATAATCGAATGTGAAAACTGCCATTTGATCTGAAAATGCAAGCTGTGCAAGCAGTTTGGTACGGTTCCAGTAATAATCCATATGATCAGTTTGACCATGACAATAAACAATAATTTTATCTGTTAGGATGTTGTTGTAATTGCCAATGTAGGCTGCATATAGCACTTTTGCATCTTCACCTTCTATCTTTGATTCGAAAGTAACAGGCATGATAAAACTATCGGGCATACTGTATATGCTGTCTGGCAAATCTATTTCGACTTCTCCTTCATACAGGTCAAACTTATAGGAGTCTATTGAGTTATCAGCTAAAAAAACCAAGCCATCCAATCGGATACATCCAATCACC
Protein-coding sequences here:
- a CDS encoding glycosyltransferase; the protein is MIILTVLLALAYLILLLYYLTGWLKLKVFIPEINVQFQKLSILIPARNEENNIANLLKDIAKQDFPKELFEVLILNDHSEDQTAIIVEEILKNSEFSNFSFISLPNSLSGKKAAISLGVEQSKNEWIVCTDADCSMNSNWLNTITSFIEKEKPEFISSPVLFYEEGTLFEKMQSLEFLSLIGIGASTISHNKPTMCNGANMAFSKKAFHEVGGYAGNENIASGDDEFLMHKIAAKYAGAVKFLKSEEAIVRTHAKKTVNEFWKQRKRWVSKSGRSKSMIEQLMQFFVWIFHLAILSSFVSAFFIPNFWSFFVILYFVKILSELVFVIPLSVFFSKQKFLAYYIISAILYPFYVVLIALAGIFGKNYWKGRRI
- a CDS encoding alpha/beta hydrolase encodes the protein MKKSIIILFILPLVIGCIRLDGLVFLADNSIDSYKFDLYEGEVEIDLPDSIYSMPDSFIMPVTFESKIEGEDAKVLYAAYIGNYNNILTDKIIVYCHGQTDHMDYYWNRTKLLAQLAFSDQMAVFTFDYRGYGLSEGTPSEEGMNADVRGALNWLKQQGVSANNIILYGFSLGSAPATDAAAYFEEFKAYKLILESPFASADNLAQVSTIINTSAKYFLEMKINNADKIKDVDQDLLWMHGTKDDYIHIDNGELVYKNHGGTYKEAHRIEGAKHGTDGVPETMGFEEYLDVVRTFILR